From the Pseudomonadota bacterium genome, the window GCGCGCCAGCTCCCCGTCGATTCCATCCACGATAGAGTTCAACTGGAACACCGCCGCGCCCGCCAGAATCCAGGCATAACCGCCTTGTGCCGCGAGCGCTCCGGCCGCAAGCCCGAGCCCGATGCACAGCAGCGAGATATGGTTCGGCGTGATCCGCGTGTCGACCAGCCTACGGCTGATCCAAAGGCTGATGTGCCGATTGAGGTTGCGCGACACGAGACCGTCCACAGGTTTGCGGCAGGCGGCCCAGAGCTTGTCGGCAGCAAGCCGAGCGCTGGCCGCATCGCCAACCGGTATGACTGACCAACCCGACCCCGTCGCTACCTCTTGCCGAGGGATCCTCGCATCCGTGACAGCCCGTTCGACCTCGGTAAGCGAGCCGGCACCACGGCGCAAGACTTCACGGAGAGTCTCGGCACGCAGGCGATAAGCGCCCAGCGCGCGGCCCGAAGCGTCGACCAGCGAGCTGACCTCCCTTACGTGCGGCGCGGCAAGCAGGGCCACGGCCTCGGGATGGTAGACCGCATGAGCGCACAGCAGCAGGACGTCCTCATCGGCGTGAGAATCGTGCGTAACAGAAGCGGACGCCGGCAGCTCGTCGAGCGACACGACCGGGCAATCCGGGAGCTCGCTAACCAGCGCGCCCCTGAGCTCGGCCGCGCGCGTTGGAGAAGGGCACACAAAAAAGACGCGCTGCGCTCCAGCGGAGCGCGCCACGCGCTCGTTGCGTGCAGCCAGGCTCAGCCCGGCGACCCGGCGCAAAGGGTCGGCGTCGGGCCCTATCCACAACACAGCCTGCATCTCAGGCCCCGGCCGTGCCCTCGGCTAAGGACCCGCCACACAATAACCTGTGCAGATCGCAGAGGACCGGGCGTCGCTGACAAGGCGCGACGACGAGGAATACTGCGGGTATTTCGAGGAGGAGCAACACAGCCAGCGGCGTTTGGAGCCTGCGAGGTGGGCAGGTTATTTTGTGGCGGGTCCTAACCCTTGCTCTGCACGTTTCCACGAAACGACCGCGACGATCAGCATCGCGTTCATTGCACCGTTGATCACGATGTGGCCAAGCCACCACGGGGCCATCGGCTGCCAAGCCGACAACAGAATGGCCACGTACATCACGGTCAAGTTGCTGCCAAGCCCCAACCACCTCATCAGAGCCATGGG encodes:
- a CDS encoding CDP-alcohol phosphatidyltransferase family protein; its protein translation is MLWIGPDADPLRRVAGLSLAARNERVARSAGAQRVFFVCPSPTRAAELRGALVSELPDCPVVSLDELPASASVTHDSHADEDVLLLCAHAVYHPEAVALLAAPHVREVSSLVDASGRALGAYRLRAETLREVLRRGAGSLTEVERAVTDARIPRQEVATGSGWSVIPVGDAASARLAADKLWAACRKPVDGLVSRNLNRHISLWISRRLVDTRITPNHISLLCIGLGLAAGALAAQGGYAWILAGAAVFQLNSIVDGIDGELARVKWAHSRLGELLDSVGDNLANFCFFGALAWASWRGGEAQSALAGVAGLGLWSLYLVYLYTHLYRLKRGDVLLVTRPAQGASGLVVGLTRLGRTLLRRDSFVMLTFLLALAGAAHHMLVVVFLGGLSVFSYACASLLAASRLLRARRRASRAGA